In the genome of Microbacterium endophyticum, one region contains:
- a CDS encoding anthranilate synthase component I family protein: protein MPLPSTIAELGPECSPERVFCAVAAEHNEVFWIDAGYGASSGWSWIGTGHVVPATSPLAVLIAQQRPSTDSTLPPGPTPGSWVGWTAYETGASAAGAPTSRDETVDLASWLVVERVVAFDHSRAQAWAAGPDAEAWSRELAEATPEPPSELTPDFVTARARDTPAEYAALIEQAREAIREGDAYQLCVTTRFTVEREVDDVAAYLRHRRASASPHGGFFRTGDTALLSASPELFLAASGGVIRTRPIKGTRPRGDSLERDRALQTELKNDPKEQAENVMIVDLMRNDLSQVSRKNSVAVTQLREIESYPHVHQLVSTVESEVADGATFGDLLHATFPAGSMTGAPKLSAMTILNRLERMPRGIFSGCFGWVHPGGVVELGMVIRSIVVTAHSATVSAGGGITWMSVADAEVAEVGIKARAPLAAIGAKLPTGW, encoded by the coding sequence GTGCCATTGCCGTCCACGATCGCTGAGCTCGGTCCCGAGTGCTCGCCCGAACGAGTGTTCTGCGCCGTCGCGGCTGAACACAATGAAGTGTTCTGGATCGACGCCGGTTACGGTGCATCATCAGGATGGAGCTGGATCGGCACCGGCCACGTGGTTCCGGCTACCTCGCCGCTCGCTGTGCTCATCGCGCAGCAAAGACCCTCGACCGACTCAACGCTTCCCCCAGGGCCTACACCCGGATCTTGGGTCGGGTGGACCGCGTATGAGACTGGTGCGTCGGCTGCGGGCGCGCCGACCTCACGCGATGAGACTGTTGACCTTGCGAGTTGGCTGGTGGTCGAGCGCGTAGTCGCATTCGATCATTCCCGCGCACAGGCATGGGCAGCGGGCCCTGATGCTGAAGCGTGGAGTCGTGAGCTCGCTGAAGCGACACCTGAGCCGCCGAGCGAGTTAACTCCGGACTTTGTCACAGCACGGGCACGCGATACGCCGGCAGAGTACGCGGCGCTGATCGAGCAAGCACGCGAAGCGATTCGCGAGGGAGACGCGTATCAGCTGTGCGTAACAACTCGCTTTACCGTCGAACGCGAGGTGGATGACGTCGCGGCGTACCTTCGCCACAGACGAGCTTCAGCTTCGCCACACGGTGGGTTTTTCCGCACCGGAGACACAGCGCTCTTGAGTGCGAGCCCGGAACTGTTTCTCGCGGCATCCGGTGGAGTGATACGTACCCGACCGATTAAGGGAACACGTCCGAGGGGAGATTCGCTCGAACGTGACCGGGCGTTACAGACCGAGCTGAAGAACGACCCAAAGGAGCAAGCTGAGAACGTCATGATCGTCGATTTGATGAGGAATGACTTGTCACAGGTGTCACGTAAGAACTCTGTAGCAGTAACGCAACTCCGCGAGATAGAAAGCTACCCACACGTACATCAACTGGTGAGCACCGTCGAGAGCGAGGTCGCCGATGGCGCAACTTTTGGTGATCTCCTTCATGCGACGTTTCCCGCAGGCAGCATGACAGGCGCTCCCAAACTTTCGGCCATGACCATTCTGAATCGCCTAGAACGGATGCCTCGCGGCATTTTTTCGGGATGCTTTGGGTGGGTGCATCCTGGTGGTGTAGTCGAACTCGGAATGGTGATCCGATCCATAGTGGTCACTGCTCATTCAGCTACGGTGAGCGCAGGCGGAGGCATCACCTGGATGTCGGTCGCAGACGCTGAAGTTGCAGAAGTGGGAATCAAAGCACGGGCGCCCCTCGCGGCGATTGGCGCGAAGCTGCCAACGGGCTGGTGA
- the leuS gene encoding leucine--tRNA ligase, whose protein sequence is MSHSISPDSSTPAEGGFDVHAIQEKWQERWVAADPFRAGADADTRPRKYVLAMFPYPSGDLHMGHAENYLYSDIVARFWRHRGYNVLHPIGWDSFGLPAENAAIKRGVDPVSWTYDNIAQQKKSLKRYGVSFDWSRVLHTSDPDYYHWNQWLFQQLFERGLAYRKDGEVNWDPVDQTVLANEQVLADGTSERSGAMVEKKKLTQWYFRITDYADRLLDDLNQLEGSWPQKVIQMQRNWIGRSIGADVDFEVEGREQRVTVFTTRPDTLHGATFMVVAPDSDLASELVADRSDDVKKRFAEYLASVRKITAIDRQSTDRPKTGVFLDRFAINPVNGERLPIWAADYVLADYGHGAVMAVPAHDQRDLDFARAFDLPVRVVVDTHAPVTGAIPVIELDDDGVPIDPGSDVDFESIDPVKTGLALAGEGRMINSGSLDGLSKRNAIARVIAELTEAGTGRAAKTYRLRDWLISRQRFWGTPIPMVHSQDGAINPVPSSELPVRLPSTDGLDLVPKGSSPLGAATEWVSTIDPLTGDVARRDPDTMDTFVDSSWYYLRFLSPGAENEPFSRREADKWGPVDFYIGGVEHAILHLLYARFITKALFDMGKVEFTEPFSNLINQGMVILGGSKMSKSKGNLVLFSEELDAHGADALRVALAFAGPVEDDKDWDDVSTTGATKFLARALRIAHDVSSDTGVVWAEGDTKLRRVTHRLWADAPGLIEQTKFNVVVARLMELVNATRKAIDTGAGPADPAVREAAEAIAMIIDLFAPHTAEEMWETLGYQPFVGLTVWRQPDPTLLVEESVTAIVQIDGKVRATLDVPARIDSDALEALAREDSRIVKSLAGREITRAIVRAPKVVSFSTH, encoded by the coding sequence GTGTCCCACTCCATTTCGCCTGATTCCTCCACGCCCGCTGAAGGCGGTTTCGATGTGCACGCGATTCAAGAAAAGTGGCAGGAACGCTGGGTCGCAGCTGACCCGTTCCGCGCAGGAGCCGACGCGGATACTCGCCCGCGAAAGTACGTCTTGGCGATGTTCCCGTACCCATCAGGTGATCTGCACATGGGCCACGCGGAGAACTACCTGTATTCCGACATCGTGGCGAGATTCTGGCGCCACCGCGGCTACAACGTCCTGCACCCGATCGGCTGGGATTCCTTCGGTCTCCCCGCCGAAAACGCGGCGATCAAACGCGGCGTCGACCCTGTCAGCTGGACCTACGACAACATCGCGCAACAGAAGAAGAGCTTGAAGCGGTATGGGGTGTCTTTCGATTGGAGCCGTGTTCTTCACACGAGCGACCCTGATTACTACCACTGGAACCAGTGGCTATTCCAGCAGCTCTTCGAACGTGGATTGGCTTACCGCAAGGACGGCGAAGTCAACTGGGATCCGGTAGACCAGACGGTGCTCGCGAACGAGCAGGTGCTCGCGGACGGAACCTCAGAGCGCAGCGGCGCGATGGTGGAGAAGAAGAAGCTCACGCAGTGGTACTTCCGGATCACTGACTATGCGGATCGACTGCTTGATGACCTCAACCAACTCGAAGGCTCTTGGCCGCAGAAGGTCATCCAGATGCAGCGCAATTGGATTGGTCGCTCCATCGGTGCTGACGTTGATTTCGAAGTAGAAGGCCGGGAGCAGCGAGTCACTGTTTTCACAACGCGCCCCGACACACTTCACGGTGCGACGTTCATGGTGGTTGCTCCTGACTCAGATCTTGCGTCGGAGCTCGTGGCGGACCGTAGCGATGATGTGAAGAAGCGTTTTGCTGAGTACCTCGCGTCGGTGCGAAAGATCACGGCGATTGACCGTCAGAGCACGGATCGACCGAAAACCGGGGTTTTCCTCGACCGCTTCGCCATCAACCCGGTAAATGGAGAGCGACTCCCCATTTGGGCAGCAGATTATGTTCTCGCGGACTACGGGCACGGCGCCGTCATGGCAGTGCCGGCGCACGACCAACGTGACCTTGATTTTGCACGCGCATTCGACCTCCCCGTCCGTGTGGTTGTCGACACGCACGCTCCCGTGACGGGCGCCATCCCCGTCATCGAACTCGATGACGATGGGGTTCCCATCGATCCGGGATCGGACGTCGATTTCGAATCAATCGATCCTGTGAAGACTGGGCTCGCCCTCGCTGGCGAGGGTCGGATGATCAATTCTGGCTCGTTGGACGGCCTTTCCAAGCGAAACGCGATTGCTCGAGTGATCGCAGAACTCACCGAGGCCGGCACCGGGCGCGCGGCGAAGACCTACCGCCTGCGCGACTGGTTGATTTCGCGTCAACGATTCTGGGGCACTCCGATTCCGATGGTGCACTCCCAAGACGGTGCAATCAACCCGGTGCCGTCAAGCGAACTGCCGGTTCGTCTTCCTTCCACAGACGGTCTCGACCTCGTTCCCAAGGGTTCGTCTCCTCTGGGAGCCGCGACAGAGTGGGTCTCGACAATCGACCCATTGACGGGTGATGTCGCTCGCCGCGACCCCGACACGATGGACACCTTCGTGGACAGTTCCTGGTATTACCTGCGCTTCCTGTCGCCGGGCGCGGAAAATGAACCGTTCTCACGACGTGAGGCCGACAAGTGGGGTCCGGTGGACTTCTACATCGGCGGCGTCGAGCACGCGATTTTGCACCTGCTGTACGCGCGGTTCATCACAAAAGCCCTCTTCGACATGGGCAAGGTCGAGTTCACCGAGCCGTTCTCAAACCTCATCAACCAAGGGATGGTCATCCTTGGGGGTTCCAAGATGTCCAAGAGCAAGGGAAATCTGGTTCTCTTCTCGGAAGAGCTCGACGCGCACGGTGCAGATGCGCTGCGCGTAGCGCTCGCGTTCGCAGGACCCGTCGAGGACGACAAAGACTGGGACGATGTTTCGACAACGGGTGCGACGAAGTTCCTGGCACGCGCGCTTCGCATAGCCCACGATGTATCGAGCGACACCGGGGTTGTGTGGGCTGAAGGCGACACGAAGCTGCGCCGTGTGACCCACCGGCTGTGGGCAGATGCGCCCGGTTTGATCGAGCAGACAAAGTTCAACGTCGTGGTGGCTCGACTCATGGAACTCGTCAACGCAACGCGTAAAGCGATCGACACGGGAGCTGGTCCAGCCGATCCAGCGGTGCGCGAAGCGGCCGAAGCTATCGCAATGATCATCGATCTTTTCGCACCGCACACGGCAGAAGAGATGTGGGAAACGCTCGGATATCAGCCGTTTGTGGGACTCACAGTGTGGCGCCAGCCCGACCCGACACTTCTTGTCGAGGAGTCGGTGACAGCGATCGTTCAAATTGACGGCAAAGTTCGCGCAACGCTCGATGTGCCGGCTCGGATCGACAGCGACGCGCTTGAGGCGCTTGCTCGGGAGGATTCACGCATCGTGAAGTCGCTCGCGGGTCGCGAAATTACGCGCGCGATTGTGCGGGCGCCCAAGGTCGTGAGTTTCAGCACGCACTAG
- the rpsT gene encoding 30S ribosomal protein S20 has translation MANIKSQIKRNKTNDKANERNKAVKSGLRTEVRRTREAIAAGDKAAAEKALVTASKKLDKAVSKGVIHENQAANRKSAIAKQVAAL, from the coding sequence GTGGCGAACATTAAGTCGCAGATCAAGCGCAACAAGACCAACGACAAGGCGAACGAGCGCAACAAGGCCGTGAAGAGCGGCCTTCGCACCGAGGTGCGTCGCACCCGCGAGGCTATCGCTGCTGGCGACAAGGCCGCAGCTGAGAAGGCTCTCGTCACAGCGTCCAAGAAGCTCGACAAGGCCGTGAGCAAGGGCGTCATTCACGAGAACCAGGCGGCGAACCGCAAGTCGGCTATCGCTAAGCAGGTTGCTGCTCTCTAA
- a CDS encoding ComEA family DNA-binding protein, producing the protein MAKRSESITPRKRVGVGAAIIVVLVAIAGTVLVGIARGSAPPDEVVSPAGASVDTSNAPFAASVYVHVSGAVAAPGLYQLSSDARVMDAIAAAGGFSDDADSASINLARPVSDGEQLHVAIPGEQPASGSGSAGSGAVDGSALVNVNTADVAILDTLPGVGPAIAQRIVDWRTENGRFNSVDDLLAVPGIGDSILAGLRDLVSV; encoded by the coding sequence ATGGCCAAGCGCAGCGAGAGCATCACGCCGCGTAAGAGAGTCGGCGTAGGAGCGGCGATCATCGTCGTGCTCGTCGCAATTGCAGGCACCGTCCTGGTCGGCATCGCGCGGGGCAGCGCGCCACCTGACGAAGTCGTCTCACCTGCAGGCGCGTCGGTTGACACGTCGAACGCCCCGTTCGCGGCTTCGGTGTATGTGCATGTCTCAGGTGCCGTCGCTGCGCCAGGGCTGTACCAGCTGTCATCTGACGCTCGCGTTATGGACGCGATTGCCGCCGCAGGAGGATTTTCCGATGACGCCGACAGTGCGTCCATCAACCTCGCCCGGCCGGTCTCGGATGGAGAACAGCTGCATGTCGCGATTCCCGGCGAGCAACCCGCATCGGGGTCCGGTTCCGCCGGTTCTGGCGCCGTCGATGGGTCGGCACTTGTCAATGTCAACACCGCTGACGTCGCGATCCTTGACACGTTGCCCGGCGTCGGCCCGGCCATCGCGCAGCGAATCGTCGACTGGCGGACAGAAAACGGGCGATTCAACAGTGTCGATGACTTGCTCGCTGTCCCGGGTATCGGCGACTCTATTCTTGCCGGCCTTCGCGATCTCGTGTCGGTGTGA
- a CDS encoding GNAT family N-acetyltransferase, giving the protein MLETLILPVSLPTAASSVTLRRAELDDVEYVMTLLTDDPISAARGDAADIPDVAIYADALHRITNNPSNELLVCADSDGRVVGTMQLTLIPGMARRGSTRLLVEAVRVARKTRSGGIGSAMIQWVTSTAAPSLGSSLVQLTSDVARTDAHRFYTRLGFEDSHVGFKYVV; this is encoded by the coding sequence ATGCTCGAAACGCTTATTCTCCCAGTGAGCCTGCCAACGGCGGCTTCATCTGTCACGCTCCGCCGTGCGGAGCTTGACGACGTCGAGTACGTCATGACTTTGCTCACCGACGACCCGATCAGCGCGGCGCGCGGCGATGCGGCTGACATCCCCGATGTCGCAATATACGCGGATGCATTGCACCGAATCACGAACAACCCGAGCAACGAGTTGCTCGTCTGCGCCGATAGTGACGGCCGTGTCGTGGGCACCATGCAACTGACCCTCATCCCCGGGATGGCGCGTCGAGGATCAACCCGCCTCCTCGTCGAGGCGGTTCGCGTTGCCCGAAAAACCAGGTCGGGTGGAATCGGAAGCGCGATGATTCAGTGGGTGACGTCGACCGCTGCGCCTTCGCTCGGATCGTCCTTGGTGCAACTCACATCCGACGTAGCGAGAACAGATGCACACAGGTTCTACACGCGTCTCGGGTTCGAAGACTCACACGTCGGGTTCAAATACGTCGTATAG
- a CDS encoding alpha/beta fold hydrolase — MTVQVVLVHGIRTSATMWRSQMEHLERRGNPAIAVDLPGHGTRRDESFTLEGALETIDEAVRTAVVSGPVLLVAHSMGGILSTSYVGSEPAPPVAGFIAASCTAIPRGAGLVAYRLLARSFNALPGRGQWLTDRVLDATLPPETRTDFGAGGYAYDAQDVALRSLSVLDLLAALERIRVPLWFVNGQWDQLRLNENLFVDIAQDPELIIVPRTTHLVTAMRPRVFNAVLDVALTTLEQT, encoded by the coding sequence ATGACCGTGCAAGTGGTTTTGGTCCACGGCATCCGTACATCGGCAACGATGTGGCGTAGCCAGATGGAACATTTGGAGCGACGGGGTAACCCAGCGATAGCCGTCGATCTGCCTGGACACGGCACACGACGCGATGAATCCTTCACCCTTGAGGGTGCGTTAGAGACGATCGATGAAGCTGTGCGAACCGCTGTCGTGTCGGGCCCGGTACTTCTTGTCGCCCATTCGATGGGTGGGATTCTCTCCACCTCTTACGTAGGTTCAGAGCCCGCGCCGCCCGTGGCCGGATTCATTGCCGCATCGTGCACGGCCATTCCGCGCGGTGCAGGACTCGTTGCATACCGATTGCTGGCACGGAGCTTCAATGCACTGCCCGGACGCGGGCAGTGGCTCACGGACCGCGTGCTCGATGCCACCCTCCCGCCCGAGACGCGCACTGATTTTGGCGCCGGTGGCTACGCATACGATGCACAGGACGTCGCGCTCCGCAGCCTTTCGGTCCTAGACCTACTTGCTGCGCTTGAGAGAATCCGCGTGCCACTGTGGTTCGTGAACGGACAGTGGGATCAGCTGCGGCTCAACGAAAACCTCTTCGTCGACATCGCCCAGGATCCCGAACTGATCATTGTTCCCCGCACGACACATCTCGTGACGGCGATGCGACCACGAGTCTTTAATGCAGTTCTCGACGTCGCACTCACCACTCTCGAGCAGACCTGA
- a CDS encoding ComEC/Rec2 family competence protein — protein MNTRRRTSVPRLLVAGSVVWLAAWFSTSDLSVARVMSTSAWILCAVLVLLLAGSGAAARTTQILLGVVLACAAVAASATVIVAAAESRTGVSELSLSGGRVITIEANVVGKIEPTGSGARRGIRFDATTRLISDGDKAVVDTIPILIFASESEPPADLDIGSLVKLRVTMSGAEPSDRAAFLASVRGEIDVLTAPSGIWALSSHLRNSLIAATAGLPQPGAGLVAGLAVGDTSAVEESLDESMKASSLSHLTAVSGANCALVVGAGFGLGALFGWHRRVRILSGTVLLGGFVVLVSPEPSVVRAAAMGLIAMLGVALGRTGAGINVLSTAVIAILTIDPWLSHSLGFALSSAATAALLILAGPLARGLGRWMPRALATVIAIPLAAQLACGPILVLVDPTVPLYGVVANLLAAPAAPVATVIGLLACLSAPLPVLQLGLTAIAWIPAAWVAGVALVTTDIPGNELEWVPGTVGAFGLLIVSAAIVVVVVRHRSQRPLMRFTFALSLVLVAVSGGVAVGSAMVKGPAVALTVPRDGAIIACDIGQGDAFIVRSAGVTAVVDTGPDSGALKDCLRKFGVSRVDLLVLTHFDVDHAGGADALVGRVDVVFHSEPDSEADKALLERLGGQTVSAHAGLSGSLGEARWRVLWPRAASSLQPGNDSSVVIEFSGADMPTSIFLGDLGEQPQQMLLATGTLADRYDVVKVSHHGSADQSDALYERIDASIALISVGIDNTYGHPRDTLIATLERLGTHIARTDTDGVIVVSGGESLGIWREHPDMRVPVED, from the coding sequence GTGAACACGCGTCGGCGAACGAGCGTTCCGCGACTACTCGTTGCCGGATCGGTCGTGTGGCTAGCGGCGTGGTTCTCAACATCTGATCTGTCGGTCGCGCGAGTCATGTCGACTTCGGCGTGGATCTTGTGTGCCGTGCTTGTGCTTCTGCTTGCCGGCTCAGGCGCGGCTGCTCGTACAACGCAGATCTTGTTGGGGGTGGTGCTCGCCTGCGCCGCTGTGGCAGCGAGTGCAACGGTGATCGTTGCGGCGGCAGAGAGCCGCACGGGTGTTTCGGAGCTCTCGCTCTCGGGCGGTCGGGTCATCACCATCGAGGCAAACGTCGTAGGCAAGATCGAACCCACGGGGTCTGGGGCGCGCCGTGGCATCCGATTTGATGCCACAACACGACTGATCAGTGACGGCGACAAAGCGGTCGTTGATACCATTCCGATTCTTATTTTCGCAAGTGAGTCCGAGCCGCCCGCCGATCTGGATATCGGATCGCTGGTCAAGCTACGCGTGACGATGTCGGGGGCTGAACCATCAGATCGCGCTGCATTTCTGGCAAGCGTTCGCGGGGAGATTGATGTCCTTACAGCTCCGAGCGGGATCTGGGCGCTCTCTTCGCACCTGCGAAACAGTCTGATCGCGGCAACAGCGGGCCTGCCGCAACCAGGAGCAGGTCTCGTTGCGGGCCTCGCGGTCGGTGACACATCTGCAGTTGAGGAGTCGCTTGACGAATCGATGAAAGCATCATCGTTATCCCATTTGACTGCGGTATCCGGAGCGAACTGTGCACTCGTAGTTGGTGCCGGATTCGGGTTGGGAGCGCTCTTCGGATGGCACCGCAGAGTACGCATTCTTTCGGGAACTGTGCTGCTGGGCGGCTTTGTCGTGCTGGTGAGCCCCGAGCCAAGTGTCGTCCGCGCTGCCGCGATGGGCCTTATCGCGATGCTCGGCGTAGCGCTTGGGAGAACTGGTGCGGGTATCAACGTACTCTCGACTGCGGTTATCGCAATCTTGACCATTGACCCGTGGCTTTCGCACTCGCTGGGCTTCGCCCTGTCTTCGGCAGCTACGGCAGCTCTTTTGATTCTCGCTGGCCCCCTTGCCCGGGGTCTTGGCCGGTGGATGCCTCGCGCCCTCGCCACAGTCATCGCCATCCCGCTTGCGGCCCAGCTAGCATGCGGTCCAATTCTCGTGCTTGTCGATCCGACAGTGCCGCTCTACGGCGTTGTGGCGAATCTCCTCGCCGCGCCAGCTGCACCCGTGGCGACAGTCATCGGCCTTCTTGCCTGTTTGTCGGCACCGCTGCCGGTACTGCAGCTGGGGCTCACGGCGATTGCCTGGATTCCGGCGGCGTGGGTGGCGGGCGTCGCTCTAGTGACCACCGATATTCCCGGTAATGAACTGGAGTGGGTTCCAGGAACCGTCGGCGCCTTCGGCTTGCTGATCGTCAGCGCTGCGATCGTTGTTGTCGTTGTGCGGCACCGTTCGCAGCGTCCTCTCATGAGGTTTACATTTGCACTTTCACTCGTGCTGGTGGCCGTAAGCGGGGGAGTAGCAGTCGGTAGCGCGATGGTGAAAGGGCCAGCGGTCGCGCTGACGGTGCCACGCGACGGCGCCATCATTGCCTGTGACATCGGGCAGGGCGACGCATTCATCGTGAGGTCGGCGGGGGTGACGGCTGTGGTCGACACCGGTCCCGACAGTGGCGCGCTCAAGGACTGTCTTCGTAAGTTCGGAGTCAGTCGAGTCGACCTGCTTGTTCTCACTCACTTCGATGTCGACCACGCAGGTGGTGCGGATGCGCTCGTGGGCCGCGTCGATGTTGTTTTCCACAGTGAACCCGACTCCGAAGCCGACAAGGCGTTGCTTGAACGCTTGGGCGGTCAGACAGTCTCAGCCCACGCTGGTTTGTCGGGCTCACTGGGAGAGGCGCGCTGGAGAGTTTTGTGGCCTCGCGCCGCGTCTAGCCTCCAACCAGGAAATGACTCGAGTGTCGTGATCGAATTTTCGGGAGCAGACATGCCGACAAGTATTTTTCTTGGAGACCTCGGTGAACAGCCGCAGCAAATGCTTCTCGCCACCGGAACACTGGCCGACAGATACGACGTCGTGAAGGTCTCTCACCACGGTAGTGCAGATCAATCGGATGCCCTCTACGAAAGAATCGACGCCTCGATTGCGCTGATATCCGTCGGAATCGACAACACATATGGGCACCCGCGCGACACGCTCATCGCGACGCTGGAACGCCTGGGAACCCATATCGCTCGTACCGATACCGACGGCGTCATCGTGGTCTCGGGTGGGGAAAGCCTCGGCATTTGGCGAGAGCATCCTGACATGCGTGTCCCGGTCGAGGATTAA
- the holA gene encoding DNA polymerase III subunit delta: MPPAARRAAPRRTASAIKQMAWRDPQPAPIVLISGPEEVCAERATATLRAYLRAEDPSLEVSDVRADDYAPGTLLSLTSPSLFGEPRLVRISGVEKCSDEFLAEALQYIQHPQDGATVIMRHTGASVRGKKLLDAIRSGTGGGAEIACPAVKRDSDRFDFAAGEFRSAEKRIAPPALRALVSAFADDLTELAAACQQLISDVPGDISEATVERYYGGRVEISAFTVADTAIAGRLGEALVSLRHALSSGADPVPLVAAIASKLRSMARVAGTRESSAALGARLGMKDWQIDRARRDLVGWSEASLGLAIQAAARADAEVKGGSRDSVFAVERLITVIATRAPFGT, translated from the coding sequence ATGCCTCCTGCAGCTCGCCGTGCCGCGCCTCGCCGTACCGCGTCTGCAATCAAGCAGATGGCGTGGCGAGATCCACAGCCAGCGCCGATCGTATTGATTTCGGGGCCAGAAGAAGTGTGTGCCGAGCGCGCTACCGCGACGCTGAGAGCTTATCTGCGGGCAGAGGACCCCAGTCTTGAAGTCTCAGACGTACGCGCCGACGACTACGCGCCTGGAACGCTGCTCTCGCTGACTTCGCCGTCGCTCTTCGGGGAGCCCCGCCTTGTGCGTATCTCAGGCGTCGAAAAGTGCTCCGACGAGTTCTTAGCAGAAGCGTTGCAGTACATTCAGCACCCGCAGGATGGCGCTACGGTGATCATGCGTCACACCGGTGCGAGTGTGCGTGGAAAGAAGCTTCTCGACGCAATTCGTTCCGGAACGGGCGGTGGCGCCGAGATCGCGTGCCCAGCAGTGAAGCGCGACTCGGATCGCTTCGACTTTGCGGCGGGGGAGTTCCGTAGCGCTGAAAAGCGCATCGCACCACCCGCGTTGCGCGCTCTCGTTTCCGCGTTCGCCGATGATCTCACCGAGCTTGCTGCGGCGTGCCAGCAGTTGATATCCGACGTTCCCGGTGACATCAGCGAGGCAACGGTCGAGCGTTACTACGGTGGGCGGGTTGAAATCTCGGCGTTCACTGTGGCTGATACGGCGATCGCCGGTCGACTGGGCGAAGCGCTTGTGTCACTGCGGCACGCGCTGTCGTCTGGAGCAGATCCTGTGCCCCTCGTTGCGGCAATCGCGTCGAAGCTTCGGTCGATGGCAAGAGTTGCTGGCACACGCGAGTCGTCTGCGGCTCTCGGCGCTCGTCTCGGGATGAAGGACTGGCAGATAGACCGCGCCCGCCGTGATCTCGTCGGGTGGAGCGAGGCAAGTCTCGGCCTTGCCATTCAGGCTGCTGCTCGAGCCGACGCCGAGGTGAAGGGCGGATCGCGCGATAGCGTGTTCGCCGTTGAACGTCTGATCACAGTCATCGCCACACGCGCACCGTTCGGAACCTGA